In Amblyraja radiata isolate CabotCenter1 chromosome 30, sAmbRad1.1.pri, whole genome shotgun sequence, a single window of DNA contains:
- the LOC116989802 gene encoding proline-rich transmembrane protein 1-like, with translation MPMSPPPYPVQEASANGTSQGYSMPMHPSNMAMGNEGYMQETQFNSGVPQGYVMSANHPAGPMGMAGYGHQGYTVQYQPCAGAYVPVYPMANNMGPCLPGNNGMTQGGQQLPPSGGMMNPPRPPHDYLPIAVLTTVCCFWPTGIFAIIKAVQVRTAIARGDMVAAEVASREARNFSFISLAVGIASIVLCAILTVVVVIAAQHHDDEWDP, from the exons ATGCCCATGTCGCCTCCGCCGTACCCAGTGCAGGAAGCCTCGGCAAACGGCACGTCACAGGGCTACTCCATGCCCATGCACCCGTCCAACATGGCGATGGGTAACGAGGGATACATGCAAGAGACTCAGTTCAACAGCGGTGTGCCCCAGGGGTACGTCATGTCCGCCAATCACCCCGCTGGGCCGATGGGGATGGCGGGATATGGGCACCAAGGGTACACCGTGCAGTACCAGCCTTGCGCTGGTGCCTACGTGCCAGTCTACCCGATGGCAAAT AACATGGGGCCATGTCTGCCCGGCAACAACGGGATGACGCAAGGGGGGCAGCAGTTGCCCCCTTCTGGCGGGATGATGAACCCGCCGAGACCCCCTCACGACTATCTTCCCATCGCAGTGTTGACCACAGTGTGCTGCTTCTGGCCCACTGGGATCTTTGCCATAATCAAGGCCGTCCAG GTGCGGACGGCCATCGCCCGCGGGGACATGGTGGCGGCGGAGGTCGCTTCACGCGAAGCCCGTAACTTCTCCTTCATCAGCCTGGCCGTGGGCATCGCTTCCATTGTCCTCTGCGCTATTTTGACGGTGGTAGTGGTCATCGCGGCCCAGCATCACGACGACGAGTGGGACCCTTAG